A window of Melopsittacus undulatus isolate bMelUnd1 chromosome 10, bMelUnd1.mat.Z, whole genome shotgun sequence genomic DNA:
AAAGTGTCACTTCCCGAGCCCGCTGTTAGGCATGCCTTATAGCAGTAGGTCTTAGTGAGAGACCCATTGCCCCTCACTTCAATGAAATGGGGTTGTACTTTTAAACCATGAGGCAACCTAGCATCGATGTTGTTGTTGGCCTGCTTGTATAATTCAGCAGGGGACCGCTCTCTGACCCCACAGAACCCTCCGCAGCAGGAGTCCCCATACAGACTGTATCTGTAGCACTTGATAACAGTAAGCCCAATGattgtgaaaaggaaaacaaaggagatgGCGCTCAAAGCAATAATGAGATAAATAGTGATCTCTGAGTAATTGCTTGGACTTTTTAAGTGCCTTCTTCTATCAGGGATGATTTTGGAAACTCTGTCCACCACAGCAATAGTGATGGCTACTGATGAGGACATCGGTGGTTCTCCATTGTCTCTCACCTCCACCGTCAGGTTGAAAGTAGGTGTGCTGTCTTCCCCCAGTTTGCGAGTAGTCCTAATCTCCCCAGTATGGAGCTCTACCCTGAACAAGCCTGGATCTGAGGTTTGCACCAGGTGGAAGAACAACCAGGCATTTTGTCCTGAGTCCCCATCAATGGCTATAATTTTGGTTACCAAATATCCAGCATATGCCGAGCGTGGGATCATCTCCAGGGCTGCTGAAGTGTTGGCTGAGGTAGGATACAGAATCTGTGGAGCATGGTCATTCTCATCCACCACATAGATGTGGACAGTGACAGTGCTGCTCAGTGATGGGATCCCAGCATCCTGAGCCTGAACAACCACCTGGAATTCCCTTAGTGTCTCATAATCAAAGGACCTGACAGCATACATATCACCCCTATCAGATTTAATGGAAACATAGGAACTGACAGGTAGCCCTTCAATCTCCCCATCTAGTAGAGAATAGGTCACATAGGCATTTTCGGCGACATCTGGGTCAGTGGCTTTGATAGTGCACATAAAGGCTCCAAGGGGATTGTTCTCAGGGATGTAAACTGAGTACACAGGTTCCTCAAATCGTGGAGGATTGTCATTAATGTCTGAGATCTCCACATGGATCACCTtctgggaggagagagggggGTTCCCAGAGTCAGTAGCTGTAACTGTGATATTGTaggctgctgctttctcatGGTCCAGATTGCCCTGGGTGACCAAGGTATAAGAGTTTTTGAAAGAGTTCAGTGTGAAGGGGAGGCCAGGGGGAATACGCAGGCTCACCTGCTTGTTCAGCCCTGAGTCCTGATCAGTGACACTCATCAGGGCCACCACAGTTCCTGCCTTTGCATCCTCTGGCACTGGGCTGTACAGGGAAGTCAGGACCACCTCAGGAGCATTATCATTGGCATCCACAATGTTGACTAGCACCTTGCAGTGTCCAGCCATAGAGACAGGGCCCTGATCAGCAGCTTGCACATAGATCTCATAGGAAGATGCTTCTTCATAGTCCAAAGTGCCATTAACCCGTACCTCCCCTGAGTGTGGGTCCACACTAAAGAGCTGTCTTACCTTCTGTGGGGTGTAACTGCCAAAGGAGTAGATCACTTCCCCATTGGAGCCCTCATCAGGGTCTGATGCATTGAGTTTGACCACCAGCGTGCCAGGCAGGGCATTCTCCAGAAGGCTCACAGTGTAGGTGGAGCGGTCAAAGGTAGGTGGGTTATCATTGGTATCCACAACACGCACAGAGATCTGAGCTGTACCTGACCTGGGGGGGTCCCCACCATCTACAGCAGTGAGCACCAGCTGCTCCAGGGCACTCTGCTCCCTGTccagtggctgctgcagcaccagctccaggaGCTTGCTGCCACTCTGGAAGCCTTTAAGGTCCAGGGCAAAGTGTcggctggggctgagctggtAGCTCTGCACGGAGTTGGTGCCCACATCGGGGTCCTGGGCACTCTCAATGTGGAAGCGGGCCCCGGGCATGGCAGACtcactgatctccagccggtAATCCTGGCGGGGGAAGCACGGTGCGTTGTCATTGATGTCCAGCACCTCCACCTCCACGTTGTGCACCTCAATGGGCTGCTCGATGACCAGCTCCAGGCTGAGGAAGCAGGTAGGGCTCAGTTCGCAGAGAGCCTCACGGTCCATGCGCTCCCGCACCAGCAGTGCCCCGCGGCCCAGCTCTAGCTCCAGGTACTGCCGGCCGGTGCCCGAAGTAAGCCTCGCTCCCCTCGCCGCCAGTCGCCGCGGATCCACGCCCAGGTCGCTCGCCACGCTGCCCACGAAGGCTCCGTGCGGCAACTCCTCCCTCACCGAGTAGCGGAGCGGCCCGCCCGCAGCCCGACAGGcgcacagccccagcagcagcaggcccAGCACCACCGCCCCTCCGCGGCTCCGCCGAGCGGCCACCGCCATGGCCGGGGCGGGGAGGTGCCAGGGGGGAGCTGCCGGAGCCGCCACACTCCGTGGCCCGGCCTCACTCCCCTCCGCCGCCCGGTCGCCTCATGGAAGCGGCAAGCAGCAGCCGTCGGCCGCCTCCGGCTCCGCCGCCGCCCGGTCCATGCTCTCCGGCTGCCTGAGACGGCGGCTCCCAGGAggcagagagggaggaggaggaggaaggaggagggacCGGGACTTGCCGGATCCGCTTTCTCCTGGTCCAGCTGCTGCGCGGGAGGAGGCGGGGGAGGCCGCTAAGCCGAGGCTGGCTCCAATTCAGCACCTGAGTAAGGAACAGCGACACGGCTGCGGCCGGAGCCGCCCCGCGCCCCGCTGGCGGCCCAGAGTCCCCCGCCTACCCCGCCTCACCCCCTCACCCACGTGTTGCTGCCCCTCCGTGAGCCGGGCCCCTCGCTCCCGGCGGCCGATGAATCTCGCTCCCGAGCCGGGGGGGAGGGCGGCTCCCGTGCCGCTGCCGCCGCTCGTCTCCGCCCCGGTTTCGCTGCTGAAGCTTCGGGGGCGCGGGGAGGAGCGGGGGAAAAGCCGCAAACCGCCTGCACTTCtggacctgctgctgcagcgCTAAAGTACATCCGCTTGGGAGGGTTAAATCAGCGCAGGGCTCCGAAAAAAAAAACGGGCCTCCAGCCAGGTCTGGTGCCGTCTGTGTGTTGCTGCAGTATGTTTGACGACCTCTTTTCTTGGAgacctgcccctctgctccctctgaGATTCATCCTTGCTGCAGAACCGTCCCTCTGCTCAACCTCTGCATGCCCCCCGCTCTGCTTCCACCTCCTACCCCACTCGCTTGGTAGAATTCTGAAAGTCACACCCATGAGTTATGAGCATTTAAGGTGGGCTTCAGTTCCTCATCCAATGCAATACACAGGCTCAAGGGAATCAAGTGCAcctggagagaaaacagaacatggTCTGTTTTCCAGTTAcagttttttcctcctttgcctTTGTGACGGAGGACTGGCAAAACCCAGAGCCACACAGTTGAACAAACGCAGCAGCAAGGTGAAGTTTTACCCCAAATGCCCCAAATGAGTTTTACCCCAAATGCCCCAAATCCCAACAAAGACAATAAACTTAagcattcattcattcatgCAACATCTATGTCATGAAGCTGATATATTTAGTAAGAAAAGCTACAGAACAGTCCTTCAGGGGTGCAATGATGTTGCATCTATTATTCAGTGCGGAAACTGCTTCTCTGCTActatttctttccctcttgTTTTTTCCGTGCTTAACTTGTAAAGTCTTTTCGAACGTCCAGTGAATCCCCTCTGGGTTGGCCCGGTCTATCAAGGGAGGCAGTGACCCCAGCATTAAACTAAAACCTCTTTCATTGCTCTTTGTGAGCCTGGGCACCCCTCACCACATGGAACGACTTTTCAGAGCACAACCTTACACTATAAATCCCCAACATTTTTACTATAACATGCCTGATGTACGAGACCCAGAGAACAACTGGCCTAATTCTGactcagcactgctgagaaTGATTACCAGTCTATCAGCATTTATCAGTGGCCACCATTATCAGAAGAGACAACAGTAAGAAAATGATTACCCCATTTATGTTTTGGCTGatgggtttatttatttctcatcCCACTTTTGCATCCTTAATGTTTGCCCTCATAGTTATTTTAATCTGTCCAGTACCCCCAAAGTCTGCAAATACTGCTGTGGAACCACCCAACCCTGTTTATCCTTTTAACTAAGATAAATGTAGGTCTGTACAGACCAAGAAAGACGGATAGAGATGCCAAGTGCCTAGAACACCTGGAAAACTGCCCATTTCATCCAGTTGTCTAAACTGAAGCCAaaccctttttaaaagaaatcagctTCAAATTTCTGGCTAGCTACCCACCTTCAAGATCACAATATTAACAGATTCAGAATAAAGTGCCCCGATAGCCTCACAAACCAATCAACCCACCAAAGCTACCCTGCTATAAAAAAGCAGCTGTAGCAACACTAATATACATGGACCATGCAgctgtgtcatagaatcatagaatagttagggttggaaaggaccttaaggtcatccagttcca
This region includes:
- the LOC101878671 gene encoding protocadherin alpha-C2 isoform X3 — its product is MDREALCELSPTCFLSLELVIEQPIEVHNVEVEVLDINDNAPCFPRQDYRLEISESAMPGARFHIESAQDPDVGTNSVQSYQLSPSRHFALDLKGFQSGSKLLELVLQQPLDREQSALEQLVLTAVDGGDPPRSGTAQISVRVVDTNDNPPTFDRSTYTVSLLENALPGTLVVKLNASDPDEGSNGEVIYSFGSYTPQKVRQLFSVDPHSGEVRVNGTLDYEEASSYEIYVQAADQGPVSMAGHCKVLVNIVDANDNAPEVVLTSLYSPVPEDAKAGTVVALMSVTDQDSGLNKQVSLRIPPGLPFTLNSFKNSYTLVTQGNLDHEKAAAYNITVTATDSGNPPLSSQKVIHVEISDINDNPPRFEEPVYSVYIPENNPLGAFMCTIKATDPDVAENAYVTYSLLDGEIEGLPVSSYVSIKSDRGDMYAVRSFDYETLREFQVVVQAQDAGIPSLSSTVTVHIYVVDENDHAPQILYPTSANTSAALEMIPRSAYAGYLVTKIIAIDGDSGQNAWLFFHLVQTSDPGLFRVELHTGEIRTTRKLGEDSTPTFNLTVEVRDNGEPPMSSSVAITIAVVDRVSKIIPDRRRHLKSPSNYSEITIYLIIALSAISFVFLFTIIGLTVIKCYRYSLYGDSCCGGFCGVRERSPAELYKQANNNIDARLPHGLKVQPHFIEVRGNGSLTKTYCYKACLTAGSGSDTFMFYNTCGPTGTTGPSAVMTERHLTGQSGQSAQNLIILKNDSITPNEPKHPNPDWRYSASLRAGMQSAVHMEEAGILRGGPGGPDQQWPTVSSATTEPEAGEVSPPVGAGVNSNSWTFKFGPGNPKQGGPGELPDKFIIPGSPAIISIRQEPPNSQIDKSDFITFGKKEETKKKKKKKKGNKTQEKKEKGNSTTENSDQ